One stretch of Echeneis naucrates chromosome 11, fEcheNa1.1, whole genome shotgun sequence DNA includes these proteins:
- the trak1b gene encoding trafficking kinesin-binding protein 1 isoform X1 has translation MEKLASDECELDDLYYEEDKKVLCADRVGQMTKTYNDIDAVTRLLEEKERDLELAARIGQSLLKKNRTLTEQNDYLEIQVGQIAEEVAQLHHELNLKDELLQFYTNAAEDSEDETNISPMGKKSKVEMASGGFVSDTLQRKLKELEEENLSLRSEANHLKSETETYEEKEQQLVNDCVKELRLSSLQISAIAEELARKTEDASRQQEEITHLLSQIVDLQKKAKSYAVENEELSQHLLAAKDAQRQLTAELQELEEKYSECIEMLHEAQEELKNLRNRNYSAATPRRFNPMGLYPMDSLAAEIEGTMRKELSLDDPECEEQKNHRKRVFETVKNVNQTVRQRSLTPTSANIPGSNQSLSARTSPQSSGLSTPHSSVFGGDISGESVSLDNRTQSILMETASTQDSSTEGQEKKASGAEDLRLALRRLSLRRQNNLSERRFFEEERERRRGGHGGLQDGLGHESVMTPSESIMSLGNLHLWATRGPYLPDKLQIVKPLEGSATLHQWQQLAQPHLGVILDARPGVVSKGYRPLELELEQVYPWGSFEEDEPGEQYFQNLPTSSASVSPAVPSTSATSDASQPPSSLAPLSPPSPSPSPHLSNTDALAAYYPGKCMAHTSSTYTFTTCRILHPTDEQTRVTPSLNPVPASASCVMTSTLLGTPAATPCTPRRLSLRPSESSTNLRDATRTTSTSLGLVRLLQERGISAAMYHQSQGLEHGPGSGGVLFSTSIAPNRVANPDPLRPSTPPNSPTGPGTSAVLTSAGFDFKSPSYDNFLASKPARSILKEVTRGTRGRQRARDCESQTDVSVTVHNLNLLDKVKRLGVAGAPGGRAMSPGSMLGPLGGLRRSGSPFGPDGIRRNRSYPAMVGASMAMKAPGPQE, from the exons ATGGAGAAATTAGCGAGTGATGAATGTGAGCTGGATGACTTGTACTATGAGGAGGACAAGAAAG TGCTATGTGCAGACAGAGTGGGCCAGATGACGAAGACCTACAATGACATTGATGCTGTCACACGTCTGTTGGAGGAG aaagagagagatttggAGTTGGCTGCAAGGATCGGCCAGTCGCTTCTTAAGAAGAACCGAACTCTGACAGAGCAGAACGACTATCTGGAGATACAAGTGGGACAAATCGCAGAGGAg GTGGCTCAGCTGCATCATGAGCTGAATCTGAAGGAcgagctgctgcagttttacaCCAATGCAGCTGAGGACAGCGAGGATGAGACCAACATCTCCCCAAT GGGTAAGAAAAGTAAAGTGGAAATGGCTTCAGGAGGCTTTGTGAGTGACACACTTCAGAGGAAACTCAAAGAGTTGGAAGAGGAGAACCTGTCGCTCCGTTCAGAG GCAAACCATCTAAAGTCAGAGACTGAAACCTATGaagaaaaggagcagcagctggtcaATGACTGTGTGAAAGAGCTCA GGTTGTCCAGTCTCCAGATCTCTGCCATCGCAGAGGAACTGGCTCGTAAGACCGAGGACGCCTCCCGACAACAGGAAGAGATCACTCACCTCCTCTCCCAGATAGTGGATCTGCAGAAGAAAGCCAAGTCT TATGCAGTCGAGAATGAGGAACTCTCTCAACACTTGTTGGCAGCTAAAGACGCTCAAAGGCAGCTCACAGCAGAG CTCCAGGAGTTGGAGGAGAAATACTCAGAGTGTATCGAGATGTTGCATGAAGCTCAAGAGGAGCTGAAGAACTTGAGGAACAGAAACTACAGTGCAGCAACTCCTCGACGCTTCAACCCCATGGGGCTGTACCCGATG gattCTTTGGCAGCTGAGATTGAGGGAACGATGAGGAAGGAGTTGAGTCTAGATGACCCTGAGTGTGAAGAGCAGAA AAACCATCGTAAGCGTGTTTTTGAGACGGTCAAGAACGTCAACCAGACGGTCCGTCAGCGTTCACTGACTCCAACCAGCGCCAACATCCCAGGCTCCAACCAGTCTCTGTCAGCCCGCACGTCACCTCAGTCTAGTGGCCTCTCCACACCCCACTCCAGTGTGTTTGGAGGCGACATCAGCGGAGAAAGCGTTTCCCTTGACAACCGTACCCAGAGCATCCTGATGGAGACGGCATCTACTCAGGATAG cagcacagagggcCAAGAGAAGAAGGCAAGCGGTGCTGAGGACCTGAGGCTGGCTCTGCGCCGCCTGTCTCTGCGTCGTCAAAACAACCTGAGTGAGAGGCGTTTCtttgaggaggagagggagcgaAGGCGGGGAGGACATGGAGGGCTGCAGGATGGCCTGGGACACGAGAGTGTGATGACCCCCTCAGAGAGCATCATGTCTCTTGGGAACCTCCACCTGTGGGCCACACGAGGGCCTTACCTCCCTGACAAACTCCAAATCGTCAAACCACTTGAAG GCTCTGCCACCCTGCATCAGTGGCAGCAGTTAGCCCAGCCTCACCTTGGCGTGATTTTGGACGCCAGGCCAGGAGTCGTGTCAAAGGGTTACAGACCCCTTGAACTAGAACTGGAgcag GTATATCCGTGGGGTAGCTTTGAAGAGGATGAACCAGGTGAGCAATACTTCCAGAACCTGCCCACATCCTCAGCCTCCGTCTCTCCAGCCGTGCCCTCCACCTCAGCCACGAGTGACGCCAGCCAGCCGCCGTCCAGCCTCGCTCCGCTGTCACCAccttctccatctccatcaCCACATCTCAGTAACACAGATGCCCTTG CAGCATATTACCCAGGTAAATGCATGGCCCACACTAGCTCCACCTACACCTTTACAACCTGTCGGATCCTTCACCCAACTGACGAGCAGACAAGGGTCACACCAAG CCTAAACCCAGTCCCAGCGTCAGCCTCCTGTGTGATGACCAGCACTCTGTTGGGTACGCCTGCAGCAACACCCTGCACACCTCGGAGACTCAGTCTCAGGCCCTCTGAATCCTCAACTAACCTCAG AGATGCAACACGTACCACCAGCACCTCCCTGGGGTTAGTGCGCCTTCTCCAGGAGAGAGGGATCTCAGCAGCGATGTATCACCAGAGTCAGGGCCTGGAGCATGGCCCGGGCAGTGGAGGAGTCTTATTCAGCACTTCCATTGCCCCTAACCGAGTGGCCAACCCTGACCCTCTGCGCCCCTCTACCCCTCCCAACTCACCCACGGGACCGGGCACTTCGGCTGTGCTGACCTCTGCAGGTTTTGACTTCAAAAGTCCTTCTTACGACAACTTCCTGGCATCTAAACCGGCCCGCTCTATTTTAAAGGAGGTGACCAGGGGCACGAGGGGTAGACAGCGAGCGAGAGACTGTGAAAGCCAAACGGACGTCAGTGTGACTGTCCACAACCTCAACCTGCTGGACAAGGTGAAGCGGCTGGGTGTGGCTGGAGCTCCAGGAGGCAGAGCGATGAGTCCCGGCTCCATGCTGGGTCCTCTAGGTGGCCTTCGCAGATCTGGCTCCCCTTTTGGGCCCGATGGAATAAGGAGGAACCGGAGTTACCCTGCTATGGTTGGCGCGAGCATGGCGATGAAAGCCCCAGGGCCCCAGGAGTAG
- the trak1b gene encoding trafficking kinesin-binding protein 1 isoform X3 translates to MEKLASDECELDDLYYEEDKKVLCADRVGQMTKTYNDIDAVTRLLEEKERDLELAARIGQSLLKKNRTLTEQNDYLEIQVGQIAEEVAQLHHELNLKDELLQFYTNAAEDSEDETNISPMGKKSKVEMASGGFVSDTLQRKLKELEEENLSLRSEANHLKSETETYEEKEQQLVNDCVKELRLSSLQISAIAEELARKTEDASRQQEEITHLLSQIVDLQKKAKSYAVENEELSQHLLAAKDAQRQLTAELQELEEKYSECIEMLHEAQEELKNLRNRNYSAATPRRFNPMGLYPMDSLAAEIEGTMRKELSLDDPECEEQKNHRKRVFETVKNVNQTVRQRSLTPTSANIPGSNQSLSARTSPQSSGLSTPHSSVFGGDISGESVSLDNRTQSILMETASTQDSSTEGQEKKASGAEDLRLALRRLSLRRQNNLSERRFFEEERERRRGGHGGLQDGLGHESVMTPSESIMSLGNLHLWATRGPYLPDKLQIVKPLEGSATLHQWQQLAQPHLGVILDARPGVVSKGYRPLELELEQVYPWGSFEEDEPGEQYFQNLPTSSASVSPAVPSTSATSDASQPPSSLAPLSPPSPSPSPHLSNTDALAYYPGKCMAHTSSTYTFTTCRILHPTDEQTRVTPSLNPVPASASCVMTSTLLGTPAATPCTPRRLSLRPSESSTNLRDATRTTSTSLGLVRLLQERGISAAMYHQSQGLEHGPGSGGVLFSTSIAPNRVANPDPLRPSTPPNSPTGPGTSAVLTSAGFDFKSPSYDNFLASKPARSILKEVTRGTRGRQRARDCESQTDVSVTVHNLNLLDKVKRLGVAGAPGGRAMSPGSMLGPLGGLRRSGSPFGPDGIRRNRSYPAMVGASMAMKAPGPQE, encoded by the exons ATGGAGAAATTAGCGAGTGATGAATGTGAGCTGGATGACTTGTACTATGAGGAGGACAAGAAAG TGCTATGTGCAGACAGAGTGGGCCAGATGACGAAGACCTACAATGACATTGATGCTGTCACACGTCTGTTGGAGGAG aaagagagagatttggAGTTGGCTGCAAGGATCGGCCAGTCGCTTCTTAAGAAGAACCGAACTCTGACAGAGCAGAACGACTATCTGGAGATACAAGTGGGACAAATCGCAGAGGAg GTGGCTCAGCTGCATCATGAGCTGAATCTGAAGGAcgagctgctgcagttttacaCCAATGCAGCTGAGGACAGCGAGGATGAGACCAACATCTCCCCAAT GGGTAAGAAAAGTAAAGTGGAAATGGCTTCAGGAGGCTTTGTGAGTGACACACTTCAGAGGAAACTCAAAGAGTTGGAAGAGGAGAACCTGTCGCTCCGTTCAGAG GCAAACCATCTAAAGTCAGAGACTGAAACCTATGaagaaaaggagcagcagctggtcaATGACTGTGTGAAAGAGCTCA GGTTGTCCAGTCTCCAGATCTCTGCCATCGCAGAGGAACTGGCTCGTAAGACCGAGGACGCCTCCCGACAACAGGAAGAGATCACTCACCTCCTCTCCCAGATAGTGGATCTGCAGAAGAAAGCCAAGTCT TATGCAGTCGAGAATGAGGAACTCTCTCAACACTTGTTGGCAGCTAAAGACGCTCAAAGGCAGCTCACAGCAGAG CTCCAGGAGTTGGAGGAGAAATACTCAGAGTGTATCGAGATGTTGCATGAAGCTCAAGAGGAGCTGAAGAACTTGAGGAACAGAAACTACAGTGCAGCAACTCCTCGACGCTTCAACCCCATGGGGCTGTACCCGATG gattCTTTGGCAGCTGAGATTGAGGGAACGATGAGGAAGGAGTTGAGTCTAGATGACCCTGAGTGTGAAGAGCAGAA AAACCATCGTAAGCGTGTTTTTGAGACGGTCAAGAACGTCAACCAGACGGTCCGTCAGCGTTCACTGACTCCAACCAGCGCCAACATCCCAGGCTCCAACCAGTCTCTGTCAGCCCGCACGTCACCTCAGTCTAGTGGCCTCTCCACACCCCACTCCAGTGTGTTTGGAGGCGACATCAGCGGAGAAAGCGTTTCCCTTGACAACCGTACCCAGAGCATCCTGATGGAGACGGCATCTACTCAGGATAG cagcacagagggcCAAGAGAAGAAGGCAAGCGGTGCTGAGGACCTGAGGCTGGCTCTGCGCCGCCTGTCTCTGCGTCGTCAAAACAACCTGAGTGAGAGGCGTTTCtttgaggaggagagggagcgaAGGCGGGGAGGACATGGAGGGCTGCAGGATGGCCTGGGACACGAGAGTGTGATGACCCCCTCAGAGAGCATCATGTCTCTTGGGAACCTCCACCTGTGGGCCACACGAGGGCCTTACCTCCCTGACAAACTCCAAATCGTCAAACCACTTGAAG GCTCTGCCACCCTGCATCAGTGGCAGCAGTTAGCCCAGCCTCACCTTGGCGTGATTTTGGACGCCAGGCCAGGAGTCGTGTCAAAGGGTTACAGACCCCTTGAACTAGAACTGGAgcag GTATATCCGTGGGGTAGCTTTGAAGAGGATGAACCAGGTGAGCAATACTTCCAGAACCTGCCCACATCCTCAGCCTCCGTCTCTCCAGCCGTGCCCTCCACCTCAGCCACGAGTGACGCCAGCCAGCCGCCGTCCAGCCTCGCTCCGCTGTCACCAccttctccatctccatcaCCACATCTCAGTAACACAGATGCCCTTG CATATTACCCAGGTAAATGCATGGCCCACACTAGCTCCACCTACACCTTTACAACCTGTCGGATCCTTCACCCAACTGACGAGCAGACAAGGGTCACACCAAG CCTAAACCCAGTCCCAGCGTCAGCCTCCTGTGTGATGACCAGCACTCTGTTGGGTACGCCTGCAGCAACACCCTGCACACCTCGGAGACTCAGTCTCAGGCCCTCTGAATCCTCAACTAACCTCAG AGATGCAACACGTACCACCAGCACCTCCCTGGGGTTAGTGCGCCTTCTCCAGGAGAGAGGGATCTCAGCAGCGATGTATCACCAGAGTCAGGGCCTGGAGCATGGCCCGGGCAGTGGAGGAGTCTTATTCAGCACTTCCATTGCCCCTAACCGAGTGGCCAACCCTGACCCTCTGCGCCCCTCTACCCCTCCCAACTCACCCACGGGACCGGGCACTTCGGCTGTGCTGACCTCTGCAGGTTTTGACTTCAAAAGTCCTTCTTACGACAACTTCCTGGCATCTAAACCGGCCCGCTCTATTTTAAAGGAGGTGACCAGGGGCACGAGGGGTAGACAGCGAGCGAGAGACTGTGAAAGCCAAACGGACGTCAGTGTGACTGTCCACAACCTCAACCTGCTGGACAAGGTGAAGCGGCTGGGTGTGGCTGGAGCTCCAGGAGGCAGAGCGATGAGTCCCGGCTCCATGCTGGGTCCTCTAGGTGGCCTTCGCAGATCTGGCTCCCCTTTTGGGCCCGATGGAATAAGGAGGAACCGGAGTTACCCTGCTATGGTTGGCGCGAGCATGGCGATGAAAGCCCCAGGGCCCCAGGAGTAG
- the trak1b gene encoding trafficking kinesin-binding protein 1 isoform X2, producing the protein MEKLASDECELDDLYYEEDKKVLCADRVGQMTKTYNDIDAVTRLLEEKERDLELAARIGQSLLKKNRTLTEQNDYLEIQVGQIAEEVAQLHHELNLKDELLQFYTNAAEDSEDETNISPMGKKSKVEMASGGFVSDTLQRKLKELEEENLSLRSEANHLKSETETYEEKEQQLVNDCVKELRLSSLQISAIAEELARKTEDASRQQEEITHLLSQIVDLQKKAKSYAVENEELSQHLLAAKDAQRQLTAELQELEEKYSECIEMLHEAQEELKNLRNRNYSAATPRRFNPMGLYPMDSLAAEIEGTMRKELSLDDPECEEQKNHRKRVFETVKNVNQTVRQRSLTPTSANIPGSNQSLSARTSPQSSGLSTPHSSVFGGDISGESVSLDNRTQSILMETASTQDSTEGQEKKASGAEDLRLALRRLSLRRQNNLSERRFFEEERERRRGGHGGLQDGLGHESVMTPSESIMSLGNLHLWATRGPYLPDKLQIVKPLEGSATLHQWQQLAQPHLGVILDARPGVVSKGYRPLELELEQVYPWGSFEEDEPGEQYFQNLPTSSASVSPAVPSTSATSDASQPPSSLAPLSPPSPSPSPHLSNTDALAAYYPGKCMAHTSSTYTFTTCRILHPTDEQTRVTPSLNPVPASASCVMTSTLLGTPAATPCTPRRLSLRPSESSTNLRDATRTTSTSLGLVRLLQERGISAAMYHQSQGLEHGPGSGGVLFSTSIAPNRVANPDPLRPSTPPNSPTGPGTSAVLTSAGFDFKSPSYDNFLASKPARSILKEVTRGTRGRQRARDCESQTDVSVTVHNLNLLDKVKRLGVAGAPGGRAMSPGSMLGPLGGLRRSGSPFGPDGIRRNRSYPAMVGASMAMKAPGPQE; encoded by the exons ATGGAGAAATTAGCGAGTGATGAATGTGAGCTGGATGACTTGTACTATGAGGAGGACAAGAAAG TGCTATGTGCAGACAGAGTGGGCCAGATGACGAAGACCTACAATGACATTGATGCTGTCACACGTCTGTTGGAGGAG aaagagagagatttggAGTTGGCTGCAAGGATCGGCCAGTCGCTTCTTAAGAAGAACCGAACTCTGACAGAGCAGAACGACTATCTGGAGATACAAGTGGGACAAATCGCAGAGGAg GTGGCTCAGCTGCATCATGAGCTGAATCTGAAGGAcgagctgctgcagttttacaCCAATGCAGCTGAGGACAGCGAGGATGAGACCAACATCTCCCCAAT GGGTAAGAAAAGTAAAGTGGAAATGGCTTCAGGAGGCTTTGTGAGTGACACACTTCAGAGGAAACTCAAAGAGTTGGAAGAGGAGAACCTGTCGCTCCGTTCAGAG GCAAACCATCTAAAGTCAGAGACTGAAACCTATGaagaaaaggagcagcagctggtcaATGACTGTGTGAAAGAGCTCA GGTTGTCCAGTCTCCAGATCTCTGCCATCGCAGAGGAACTGGCTCGTAAGACCGAGGACGCCTCCCGACAACAGGAAGAGATCACTCACCTCCTCTCCCAGATAGTGGATCTGCAGAAGAAAGCCAAGTCT TATGCAGTCGAGAATGAGGAACTCTCTCAACACTTGTTGGCAGCTAAAGACGCTCAAAGGCAGCTCACAGCAGAG CTCCAGGAGTTGGAGGAGAAATACTCAGAGTGTATCGAGATGTTGCATGAAGCTCAAGAGGAGCTGAAGAACTTGAGGAACAGAAACTACAGTGCAGCAACTCCTCGACGCTTCAACCCCATGGGGCTGTACCCGATG gattCTTTGGCAGCTGAGATTGAGGGAACGATGAGGAAGGAGTTGAGTCTAGATGACCCTGAGTGTGAAGAGCAGAA AAACCATCGTAAGCGTGTTTTTGAGACGGTCAAGAACGTCAACCAGACGGTCCGTCAGCGTTCACTGACTCCAACCAGCGCCAACATCCCAGGCTCCAACCAGTCTCTGTCAGCCCGCACGTCACCTCAGTCTAGTGGCCTCTCCACACCCCACTCCAGTGTGTTTGGAGGCGACATCAGCGGAGAAAGCGTTTCCCTTGACAACCGTACCCAGAGCATCCTGATGGAGACGGCATCTACTCAGGATAG cacagagggcCAAGAGAAGAAGGCAAGCGGTGCTGAGGACCTGAGGCTGGCTCTGCGCCGCCTGTCTCTGCGTCGTCAAAACAACCTGAGTGAGAGGCGTTTCtttgaggaggagagggagcgaAGGCGGGGAGGACATGGAGGGCTGCAGGATGGCCTGGGACACGAGAGTGTGATGACCCCCTCAGAGAGCATCATGTCTCTTGGGAACCTCCACCTGTGGGCCACACGAGGGCCTTACCTCCCTGACAAACTCCAAATCGTCAAACCACTTGAAG GCTCTGCCACCCTGCATCAGTGGCAGCAGTTAGCCCAGCCTCACCTTGGCGTGATTTTGGACGCCAGGCCAGGAGTCGTGTCAAAGGGTTACAGACCCCTTGAACTAGAACTGGAgcag GTATATCCGTGGGGTAGCTTTGAAGAGGATGAACCAGGTGAGCAATACTTCCAGAACCTGCCCACATCCTCAGCCTCCGTCTCTCCAGCCGTGCCCTCCACCTCAGCCACGAGTGACGCCAGCCAGCCGCCGTCCAGCCTCGCTCCGCTGTCACCAccttctccatctccatcaCCACATCTCAGTAACACAGATGCCCTTG CAGCATATTACCCAGGTAAATGCATGGCCCACACTAGCTCCACCTACACCTTTACAACCTGTCGGATCCTTCACCCAACTGACGAGCAGACAAGGGTCACACCAAG CCTAAACCCAGTCCCAGCGTCAGCCTCCTGTGTGATGACCAGCACTCTGTTGGGTACGCCTGCAGCAACACCCTGCACACCTCGGAGACTCAGTCTCAGGCCCTCTGAATCCTCAACTAACCTCAG AGATGCAACACGTACCACCAGCACCTCCCTGGGGTTAGTGCGCCTTCTCCAGGAGAGAGGGATCTCAGCAGCGATGTATCACCAGAGTCAGGGCCTGGAGCATGGCCCGGGCAGTGGAGGAGTCTTATTCAGCACTTCCATTGCCCCTAACCGAGTGGCCAACCCTGACCCTCTGCGCCCCTCTACCCCTCCCAACTCACCCACGGGACCGGGCACTTCGGCTGTGCTGACCTCTGCAGGTTTTGACTTCAAAAGTCCTTCTTACGACAACTTCCTGGCATCTAAACCGGCCCGCTCTATTTTAAAGGAGGTGACCAGGGGCACGAGGGGTAGACAGCGAGCGAGAGACTGTGAAAGCCAAACGGACGTCAGTGTGACTGTCCACAACCTCAACCTGCTGGACAAGGTGAAGCGGCTGGGTGTGGCTGGAGCTCCAGGAGGCAGAGCGATGAGTCCCGGCTCCATGCTGGGTCCTCTAGGTGGCCTTCGCAGATCTGGCTCCCCTTTTGGGCCCGATGGAATAAGGAGGAACCGGAGTTACCCTGCTATGGTTGGCGCGAGCATGGCGATGAAAGCCCCAGGGCCCCAGGAGTAG
- the trak1b gene encoding trafficking kinesin-binding protein 1 isoform X4, producing MTKTYNDIDAVTRLLEEKERDLELAARIGQSLLKKNRTLTEQNDYLEIQVGQIAEEVAQLHHELNLKDELLQFYTNAAEDSEDETNISPMGKKSKVEMASGGFVSDTLQRKLKELEEENLSLRSEANHLKSETETYEEKEQQLVNDCVKELRLSSLQISAIAEELARKTEDASRQQEEITHLLSQIVDLQKKAKSYAVENEELSQHLLAAKDAQRQLTAELQELEEKYSECIEMLHEAQEELKNLRNRNYSAATPRRFNPMGLYPMDSLAAEIEGTMRKELSLDDPECEEQKNHRKRVFETVKNVNQTVRQRSLTPTSANIPGSNQSLSARTSPQSSGLSTPHSSVFGGDISGESVSLDNRTQSILMETASTQDSSTEGQEKKASGAEDLRLALRRLSLRRQNNLSERRFFEEERERRRGGHGGLQDGLGHESVMTPSESIMSLGNLHLWATRGPYLPDKLQIVKPLEGSATLHQWQQLAQPHLGVILDARPGVVSKGYRPLELELEQVYPWGSFEEDEPGEQYFQNLPTSSASVSPAVPSTSATSDASQPPSSLAPLSPPSPSPSPHLSNTDALAAYYPGKCMAHTSSTYTFTTCRILHPTDEQTRVTPSLNPVPASASCVMTSTLLGTPAATPCTPRRLSLRPSESSTNLRDATRTTSTSLGLVRLLQERGISAAMYHQSQGLEHGPGSGGVLFSTSIAPNRVANPDPLRPSTPPNSPTGPGTSAVLTSAGFDFKSPSYDNFLASKPARSILKEVTRGTRGRQRARDCESQTDVSVTVHNLNLLDKVKRLGVAGAPGGRAMSPGSMLGPLGGLRRSGSPFGPDGIRRNRSYPAMVGASMAMKAPGPQE from the exons ATGACGAAGACCTACAATGACATTGATGCTGTCACACGTCTGTTGGAGGAG aaagagagagatttggAGTTGGCTGCAAGGATCGGCCAGTCGCTTCTTAAGAAGAACCGAACTCTGACAGAGCAGAACGACTATCTGGAGATACAAGTGGGACAAATCGCAGAGGAg GTGGCTCAGCTGCATCATGAGCTGAATCTGAAGGAcgagctgctgcagttttacaCCAATGCAGCTGAGGACAGCGAGGATGAGACCAACATCTCCCCAAT GGGTAAGAAAAGTAAAGTGGAAATGGCTTCAGGAGGCTTTGTGAGTGACACACTTCAGAGGAAACTCAAAGAGTTGGAAGAGGAGAACCTGTCGCTCCGTTCAGAG GCAAACCATCTAAAGTCAGAGACTGAAACCTATGaagaaaaggagcagcagctggtcaATGACTGTGTGAAAGAGCTCA GGTTGTCCAGTCTCCAGATCTCTGCCATCGCAGAGGAACTGGCTCGTAAGACCGAGGACGCCTCCCGACAACAGGAAGAGATCACTCACCTCCTCTCCCAGATAGTGGATCTGCAGAAGAAAGCCAAGTCT TATGCAGTCGAGAATGAGGAACTCTCTCAACACTTGTTGGCAGCTAAAGACGCTCAAAGGCAGCTCACAGCAGAG CTCCAGGAGTTGGAGGAGAAATACTCAGAGTGTATCGAGATGTTGCATGAAGCTCAAGAGGAGCTGAAGAACTTGAGGAACAGAAACTACAGTGCAGCAACTCCTCGACGCTTCAACCCCATGGGGCTGTACCCGATG gattCTTTGGCAGCTGAGATTGAGGGAACGATGAGGAAGGAGTTGAGTCTAGATGACCCTGAGTGTGAAGAGCAGAA AAACCATCGTAAGCGTGTTTTTGAGACGGTCAAGAACGTCAACCAGACGGTCCGTCAGCGTTCACTGACTCCAACCAGCGCCAACATCCCAGGCTCCAACCAGTCTCTGTCAGCCCGCACGTCACCTCAGTCTAGTGGCCTCTCCACACCCCACTCCAGTGTGTTTGGAGGCGACATCAGCGGAGAAAGCGTTTCCCTTGACAACCGTACCCAGAGCATCCTGATGGAGACGGCATCTACTCAGGATAG cagcacagagggcCAAGAGAAGAAGGCAAGCGGTGCTGAGGACCTGAGGCTGGCTCTGCGCCGCCTGTCTCTGCGTCGTCAAAACAACCTGAGTGAGAGGCGTTTCtttgaggaggagagggagcgaAGGCGGGGAGGACATGGAGGGCTGCAGGATGGCCTGGGACACGAGAGTGTGATGACCCCCTCAGAGAGCATCATGTCTCTTGGGAACCTCCACCTGTGGGCCACACGAGGGCCTTACCTCCCTGACAAACTCCAAATCGTCAAACCACTTGAAG GCTCTGCCACCCTGCATCAGTGGCAGCAGTTAGCCCAGCCTCACCTTGGCGTGATTTTGGACGCCAGGCCAGGAGTCGTGTCAAAGGGTTACAGACCCCTTGAACTAGAACTGGAgcag GTATATCCGTGGGGTAGCTTTGAAGAGGATGAACCAGGTGAGCAATACTTCCAGAACCTGCCCACATCCTCAGCCTCCGTCTCTCCAGCCGTGCCCTCCACCTCAGCCACGAGTGACGCCAGCCAGCCGCCGTCCAGCCTCGCTCCGCTGTCACCAccttctccatctccatcaCCACATCTCAGTAACACAGATGCCCTTG CAGCATATTACCCAGGTAAATGCATGGCCCACACTAGCTCCACCTACACCTTTACAACCTGTCGGATCCTTCACCCAACTGACGAGCAGACAAGGGTCACACCAAG CCTAAACCCAGTCCCAGCGTCAGCCTCCTGTGTGATGACCAGCACTCTGTTGGGTACGCCTGCAGCAACACCCTGCACACCTCGGAGACTCAGTCTCAGGCCCTCTGAATCCTCAACTAACCTCAG AGATGCAACACGTACCACCAGCACCTCCCTGGGGTTAGTGCGCCTTCTCCAGGAGAGAGGGATCTCAGCAGCGATGTATCACCAGAGTCAGGGCCTGGAGCATGGCCCGGGCAGTGGAGGAGTCTTATTCAGCACTTCCATTGCCCCTAACCGAGTGGCCAACCCTGACCCTCTGCGCCCCTCTACCCCTCCCAACTCACCCACGGGACCGGGCACTTCGGCTGTGCTGACCTCTGCAGGTTTTGACTTCAAAAGTCCTTCTTACGACAACTTCCTGGCATCTAAACCGGCCCGCTCTATTTTAAAGGAGGTGACCAGGGGCACGAGGGGTAGACAGCGAGCGAGAGACTGTGAAAGCCAAACGGACGTCAGTGTGACTGTCCACAACCTCAACCTGCTGGACAAGGTGAAGCGGCTGGGTGTGGCTGGAGCTCCAGGAGGCAGAGCGATGAGTCCCGGCTCCATGCTGGGTCCTCTAGGTGGCCTTCGCAGATCTGGCTCCCCTTTTGGGCCCGATGGAATAAGGAGGAACCGGAGTTACCCTGCTATGGTTGGCGCGAGCATGGCGATGAAAGCCCCAGGGCCCCAGGAGTAG
- the LOC115051083 gene encoding cholecystokinin-like encodes MTAGLCVCVVLAVLYMSCSGLPLLSKPVDEGHRSISTPTEALLDADTYSLGELLPRHRRSAPKLKAIPLAEDDGDSRANLSELLARLISFRKASVRRNSTANSRASGLSANHRIADRDYLGWMDFGRRSAEEYEYSS; translated from the exons atgactgcagggctgtgtgtgtgtgtcgtgctGGCAGTCCTGTATATGAGCTGTTCAGgtcttcccctcctctctaaGCCCGTAGACGAGGGCCATCGCTCCATCTCCACTCCGACTGAAG cTCTTCTTGACGCTGACACCTATTCCTTGGGAGAGCTCCTGCCCAGACACAGGCGCTCTGCCCCCAAGCTGAAAGCTATTCCATTGGCTGAGGATGATGGAGACTCTCGGGCCAACCTCAGTGAGCTGCTGGCAAGACTCATCTCCTTCAGGAAAG CTTCTGTGCGCAGAAACTccacagcaaacagcagagcCAGCGGACTGAGTGCCAACCACCGGATAGCAGACAGGGACTACTTGGGCTGGATGGATTTTGGACGCCGCAGCGCAGAGGAATACGAGTACTCCTCATAA